The following are from one region of the Paenibacillus sp. KS-LC4 genome:
- a CDS encoding AraC family transcriptional regulator, with protein sequence MDYNMLAGQLARGMITIEGVYMNTIAPGIYHSHTTTYPTRFSGFVFALRGHAIFEFNGTAYEVAPGSVVHGGAGMLLKLEVAEAEDFQFVLIHYRSTLPDLSAGKIHYAETHYLSEYGSNTRMVELLQRLCEVSALAGQMNMLREKELFYSIMNEWLVSVRSHSTNENGKMVEQALDYIHHHYMEPLTAAGLAELHSMGKKQFAYAFHKYSGRSPIDYLIEHRMKRAKYLLTTSNCSVSSVARNVGYEDAHYFSRLFRKHSGCSPSMFRQSLGNNPPDF encoded by the coding sequence ATGGATTACAACATGCTGGCTGGGCAGCTCGCCAGGGGCATGATTACTATTGAAGGCGTCTATATGAATACGATAGCGCCGGGCATTTACCACAGCCATACAACAACGTATCCTACGCGCTTCTCGGGGTTTGTTTTTGCCTTAAGAGGGCATGCGATATTTGAATTTAACGGCACAGCCTATGAGGTTGCGCCGGGCAGTGTCGTTCATGGCGGCGCGGGCATGCTGCTGAAGCTAGAGGTGGCGGAAGCAGAGGATTTTCAATTTGTGCTTATTCATTATCGCAGCACCCTCCCCGACCTTTCAGCCGGAAAAATCCATTATGCGGAAACGCACTACTTGTCAGAGTATGGCAGCAATACCCGCATGGTGGAGCTGCTGCAACGGCTCTGTGAAGTATCGGCGCTTGCTGGCCAGATGAATATGCTGCGGGAGAAGGAGCTTTTCTACAGCATTATGAATGAGTGGTTGGTGAGCGTGCGCAGTCACAGCACTAACGAGAATGGCAAAATGGTGGAGCAGGCGCTGGATTATATCCATCACCATTATATGGAGCCGCTAACCGCAGCAGGACTCGCCGAGTTGCACAGCATGGGAAAAAAGCAATTTGCGTACGCCTTCCACAAGTATTCGGGTCGTTCTCCAATCGACTATCTTATCGAGCATCGCATGAAACGCGCCAAGTATTTGCTTACGACGAGCAACTGCTCGGTCAGCAGCGTCGCACGCAACGTCGGTTATGAGGATGCCCATTATTTTAGTCGTCTGTTTCGAAAGCATAGCGGTTGTTCACCGAGTATGTTTCGGCAAAGCTTAGGAAATAATCCACCTGACTTTTAA
- a CDS encoding DUF1697 domain-containing protein, with protein MAIYIALLRGINVGGHKIIKMQDLQRMFEQLGLQQVKTYIQSGNVLFESEAPADLLRLHIQQEIMAVFGFDVPVVIRTNTELAAIVARSPFDAAQLQAGENIYVALLADTPTEEGKQRLLACSSEVDDYRLHDSEVYIYCRQSVRKSMFSNNLLEKKLGVAATSRNWQTMNKLLSLAASMEERQS; from the coding sequence ATGGCCATTTATATAGCATTGCTCCGCGGCATTAATGTCGGCGGGCATAAAATCATTAAAATGCAGGATTTGCAGCGGATGTTTGAGCAGCTTGGCTTGCAGCAGGTGAAAACGTATATTCAAAGCGGCAATGTGCTCTTCGAATCGGAAGCGCCTGCGGATTTGCTGCGCCTGCACATTCAGCAGGAAATAATGGCGGTGTTCGGATTCGACGTTCCCGTCGTCATACGTACCAACACCGAGCTGGCGGCGATTGTCGCGCGCAGCCCCTTTGATGCAGCCCAGCTACAGGCTGGTGAAAATATTTATGTCGCGCTGCTGGCGGACACACCTACCGAAGAAGGCAAGCAGCGGCTGCTCGCATGCAGCAGCGAGGTGGACGACTACCGCCTGCATGATAGCGAAGTGTATATTTATTGCCGCCAAAGCGTGCGCAAGTCGATGTTCTCGAATAATTTACTGGAGAAAAAGCTAGGTGTGGCCGCCACCTCGCGCAACTGGCAGACGATGAACAAGCTGCTTAGCCTCGCGGCCAGCATGGAGGAACGGCAATCGTGA
- the pepT gene encoding peptidase T — MKQELMERFISYVKVNTQSDDRSESCPTTPGQLVLANQLIEELMKIGMEEVSVDENGYVMATLPANTDKTVPTIGFLAHIDTALDFTGENVKPQVVDNYDGGDIVLNEALSIVLSPTASPELSQYVGHTLITTDGTTLLGADNKAGIAEIMTAMVYLIQHPEIKHGKIRVAFTPDEEIGRGPHRFDVAAFGADYAYTMDGGPLGELQYESFNAAAAHIICKGTNVHPGTAKGKMVHSAKIAMELHSQLPAEEAPEFTEGYEGFYHLTQMSGDVEQSELRYIIRDFDRAAFAGRKQKLTDIVSGLKHKYGEASVELSIRDQYFNMRDKIEPVIGIVNQAKLAMENLGIKPDIKPIRGGTDGSQLSYMGLPTPNVFTGGENYHGRYEYASVDNMLKAVQVIVEIVKLAEADA, encoded by the coding sequence ATGAAACAAGAACTGATGGAGCGCTTTATTTCTTATGTGAAAGTGAATACGCAATCAGATGACCGCAGCGAAAGCTGTCCGACGACACCGGGGCAGCTGGTGCTTGCCAACCAGTTGATCGAAGAGCTCATGAAGATCGGCATGGAGGAGGTTAGCGTCGATGAGAACGGCTATGTGATGGCTACACTGCCTGCCAATACCGACAAAACCGTTCCGACAATCGGCTTTCTCGCCCATATCGATACTGCACTAGACTTCACTGGTGAAAACGTTAAGCCGCAAGTGGTCGATAACTATGACGGCGGTGACATTGTTCTCAACGAAGCACTGTCTATTGTTTTGTCGCCAACCGCTTCACCAGAGCTGAGCCAGTACGTTGGACATACGCTGATTACAACAGATGGCACCACGCTGCTGGGCGCCGACAACAAAGCGGGCATTGCCGAAATTATGACGGCGATGGTGTATTTGATTCAGCATCCTGAAATAAAGCATGGCAAAATCCGCGTCGCCTTTACGCCGGATGAGGAAATCGGTCGTGGGCCGCATCGCTTCGACGTTGCCGCCTTCGGTGCAGATTATGCCTATACGATGGACGGCGGGCCGCTTGGAGAGCTGCAATACGAGAGCTTTAATGCGGCTGCTGCCCACATTATTTGCAAAGGCACGAACGTGCACCCCGGCACAGCCAAAGGAAAAATGGTTCATTCGGCGAAAATCGCTATGGAATTGCACAGTCAGCTTCCCGCTGAGGAGGCACCGGAATTTACGGAGGGCTACGAAGGCTTTTATCATTTGACTCAAATGAGCGGCGATGTGGAGCAGTCCGAGCTGCGTTATATTATTCGTGATTTTGATCGAGCAGCCTTTGCGGGCCGCAAGCAGAAGCTTACGGACATCGTCAGCGGGCTTAAGCACAAATATGGCGAGGCCAGTGTAGAGCTCAGCATTCGCGATCAGTATTTTAATATGCGTGATAAAATCGAGCCCGTTATCGGCATCGTCAATCAGGCTAAGCTGGCGATGGAGAACCTCGGCATTAAGCCAGATATAAAGCCGATTCGCGGCGGTACCGATGGCTCGCAGCTATCTTATATGGGGCTTCCTACACCTAATGTGTTCACAGGTGGCGAGAACTATCATGGCCGTTACGAATACGCATCGGTAGACAATATGCTGAAAGCCGTTCAGGTCATCGTGGAAATTGTCAAGCTGGCGGAAGCAGACGCTTGA
- a CDS encoding flavin reductase family protein yields MVTIDPSERSARDNYKLLSGSIIPRPIAFVTTLSSEGVLNAAPYSYFNVVSSNPPLLSVSVQRKQGGQQKDTARNAIESGAFVVHIADQSYIEQLNVTAANLPPEESEVAAAGLTPVPSVRIAVPGVAEAKIRMECVLEKAIPLGGTDDAPACDLLIGKVVFYHLDETVYDERGYIDADQLAPIARLAGSDYAGLGERFSIDRPTS; encoded by the coding sequence ATGGTAACCATTGATCCGTCGGAGCGCTCGGCCCGCGACAATTATAAGCTGCTTTCGGGCAGCATTATACCGCGGCCGATTGCTTTTGTGACGACGCTGTCGTCAGAAGGCGTGCTCAATGCTGCGCCGTATAGCTACTTCAATGTTGTATCGTCTAATCCGCCGCTGTTATCGGTTTCGGTACAGCGGAAGCAGGGCGGTCAGCAGAAGGATACCGCCCGCAATGCGATTGAATCAGGCGCATTCGTCGTGCATATTGCCGACCAATCGTATATTGAACAGTTGAACGTGACGGCGGCAAATCTTCCACCAGAGGAAAGCGAGGTCGCAGCAGCAGGACTTACGCCTGTTCCAAGCGTTCGGATCGCCGTACCTGGTGTAGCTGAAGCGAAAATTCGGATGGAATGCGTGCTGGAGAAGGCGATTCCGCTCGGTGGAACAGACGATGCGCCAGCCTGCGATTTGCTAATCGGCAAGGTGGTATTCTATCATCTGGATGAGACGGTTTACGATGAACGGGGTTATATTGACGCTGACCAGCTAGCACCAATAGCGAGACTTGCCGGCAGCGATTATGCAGGACTCGGCGAACGTTTCTCCATTGATCGTCCGACCTCGTGA
- a CDS encoding alpha/beta hydrolase, which translates to MKHIYQQGTNAAAPVLVLLHGTGGTERDLLPLAGRIDPRASVLSIRGNVLENGMSRYFRRLAEGVFDEEDLVLRTKELHDFLDQAAVDYGFDRENLVAIGYSNGANIAGSLMFHYKDAFRGAILHHPMVPLRSVELPDMTGISCFIGAGRNDQMCPPQETEELQTMLSGAGAAVSVHWENYGHQLTGSEVDAAAAWYAKVICP; encoded by the coding sequence ATGAAGCATATTTATCAGCAAGGAACGAATGCAGCGGCGCCAGTTTTGGTGCTGCTGCACGGTACTGGAGGAACAGAACGAGATTTGCTGCCGCTGGCTGGCCGGATTGATCCTAGAGCATCGGTGCTAAGCATAAGAGGAAACGTATTGGAAAATGGGATGTCCCGCTATTTCCGCAGACTCGCCGAAGGTGTGTTTGACGAGGAGGATTTGGTGCTTCGTACGAAGGAGCTGCATGATTTTCTGGACCAGGCTGCCGTTGACTATGGCTTTGATCGTGAAAACCTCGTCGCCATCGGCTACTCCAATGGCGCCAACATAGCTGGCAGCCTGATGTTTCATTACAAGGATGCCTTTCGCGGCGCGATTTTACATCACCCGATGGTACCGCTTCGCAGCGTCGAGCTTCCCGATATGACCGGTATTTCCTGTTTCATCGGAGCAGGCCGCAATGATCAGATGTGCCCGCCGCAGGAGACGGAGGAGCTGCAAACGATGCTGTCCGGCGCAGGAGCAGCGGTTAGCGTACATTGGGAAAACTATGGCCATCAGCTAACGGGCAGTGAAGTCGATGCAGCCGCAGCTTGGTATGCCAAGGTTATATGTCCATGA
- a CDS encoding ring-cleaving dioxygenase: MTQQTAGIHHITAFVSNAQATVTFYAGVLAQRLVKKTINFDAPEVYHLYFGDQAGSPGTIMTFFPFAHGRKGVIGGGQVGVTTYVVPVGALDFWKERLTKYEVPFTETQRFGESYVQFVDPDGLQLELVAREEGPLSDWSYAGVPTDKAIKGFGGAILYSSAPQQTFRLLEEVMGLSKIGEDAGYARFRSSADLGNIIDLPIERVEPGHGGSGTVHHIAWRAKDDAEHALWRSHVETNGYQPTPIIDRQYFHAIYFREEGGILFEIATDPPGFARDEEPEHLGEKLMLPEWYEQHREDIVRLLPPIQLP, encoded by the coding sequence ATGACACAACAAACAGCAGGCATTCACCACATTACAGCTTTCGTATCTAATGCACAAGCAACGGTTACTTTCTATGCGGGCGTACTTGCCCAGCGGCTCGTGAAAAAAACAATCAATTTCGATGCCCCGGAAGTGTATCATCTGTATTTCGGAGATCAAGCTGGCAGCCCAGGCACGATCATGACCTTCTTCCCATTCGCACACGGTCGTAAAGGTGTGATTGGCGGAGGACAGGTTGGGGTAACCACTTATGTTGTTCCTGTGGGAGCGCTGGATTTTTGGAAAGAGCGTTTGACAAAATATGAAGTGCCATTTACCGAAACGCAGCGGTTTGGCGAGTCGTATGTACAATTCGTTGACCCTGATGGCTTGCAGCTTGAGCTTGTAGCTAGGGAGGAAGGCCCGCTGAGCGACTGGTCTTATGCTGGGGTACCGACAGACAAAGCCATTAAAGGCTTTGGCGGTGCGATTTTGTACAGCTCTGCTCCACAACAAACGTTCCGTTTACTGGAAGAGGTAATGGGACTGAGCAAAATCGGTGAGGATGCTGGTTATGCACGTTTCAGATCATCGGCTGACCTTGGCAATATCATTGATCTTCCGATTGAGCGAGTCGAGCCTGGCCATGGCGGTTCCGGTACGGTGCATCATATTGCATGGCGCGCCAAAGATGATGCAGAGCATGCCCTTTGGAGAAGCCATGTAGAGACAAATGGCTACCAACCTACACCAATAATTGACAGACAATATTTCCATGCAATTTATTTCCGCGAAGAGGGCGGCATATTATTCGAGATTGCGACAGATCCTCCAGGCTTTGCTCGTGATGAGGAGCCGGAACATCTTGGTGAAAAATTGATGCTGCCAGAATGGTATGAACAGCATCGTGAGGACATTGTGCGGCTGCTGCCGCCTATCCAATTACCGTAA
- a CDS encoding MarR family transcriptional regulator has protein sequence MKEADSTMKMSPQEAEDSALKLYIALNRASQWINAHGDRDIRKHGLNRTEFGVLEMLYHKGAQPLQQIGGKVLMSSGNITYVIDKLEKKQLVQRRASADDRRLIFAEITSQGTQFIEEVFPVHAVIIKEAVSGLSSEEQKLASELLKKLGRHAQDTFI, from the coding sequence ATGAAAGAGGCGGACAGCACGATGAAGATGTCACCGCAGGAAGCCGAGGACAGCGCCTTGAAGCTCTACATTGCGCTCAACCGAGCCAGCCAATGGATTAATGCCCACGGTGACCGAGACATTCGCAAGCATGGCTTGAATCGCACCGAATTCGGGGTACTGGAAATGCTGTATCACAAGGGTGCACAGCCTTTGCAGCAAATCGGCGGCAAGGTGCTGATGAGCAGCGGCAACATTACCTACGTCATAGATAAGCTTGAGAAGAAGCAGCTCGTGCAGCGTAGAGCTTCGGCTGATGATCGTCGGCTCATCTTCGCAGAAATAACGAGTCAGGGCACACAGTTTATTGAAGAAGTATTCCCTGTACATGCAGTTATTATTAAAGAAGCGGTTAGCGGCTTATCTTCAGAGGAACAGAAGCTGGCAAGCGAACTGCTCAAGAAGCTCGGAAGGCACGCGCAGGATACATTTATTTAG
- a CDS encoding LLM class flavin-dependent oxidoreductase produces the protein MTYSHTVPLSILDLAPVVEGGNATDAFKNTRDLAQHAERWGYQRYWLAEHHNMQGIASAATSVLIGYVAEGTNTIRVGSGGIMLPNHAPLMIAEQFGTLASMYPGRIDLGLGRAPGSDQATARALRRGLNGNNGQDFPELLGELRSFLNPSIEEGVPAVRAFPGEGLDIPIWLLGSSGFSAQLAGQLGLPFAFASHFAPDYLMQALQLYRSSFRPSAALKRPHVMIGVNILAADTDEEARFLASSQEQQFLNLIRGQTSKLKPPVANMDDLWNEQEKVVVRSKFSFGVAGSKETVRRRIADIIEKTGADELMITGSAYDHQARLRSFELIAEIRNEG, from the coding sequence ATGACCTATTCACATACCGTTCCTCTTTCCATTCTTGATCTGGCTCCCGTTGTTGAAGGCGGCAATGCAACCGATGCCTTCAAAAATACGCGTGATCTCGCCCAGCATGCTGAGCGTTGGGGCTATCAGCGCTATTGGCTGGCTGAGCATCACAATATGCAAGGCATTGCCAGTGCCGCTACCTCCGTTCTCATCGGTTATGTTGCCGAAGGCACGAATACGATCCGCGTCGGCTCCGGTGGTATTATGCTGCCCAATCATGCGCCGCTTATGATAGCCGAGCAATTCGGCACGCTTGCCTCCATGTATCCGGGGCGCATTGATCTCGGACTTGGGCGTGCGCCAGGCTCAGACCAGGCAACCGCCCGCGCGCTGCGCCGTGGGCTTAATGGCAATAACGGCCAAGACTTCCCTGAGCTGCTTGGCGAGCTTCGCAGCTTTCTAAACCCTTCTATAGAAGAGGGCGTTCCTGCGGTTCGCGCTTTTCCAGGCGAAGGACTCGATATTCCGATCTGGCTGCTAGGGTCCAGCGGCTTTAGCGCTCAGCTGGCAGGGCAGCTCGGCTTGCCGTTTGCTTTCGCCAGCCATTTTGCACCTGACTATTTAATGCAGGCTTTGCAATTGTATCGCAGCAGCTTCCGACCTTCGGCAGCGCTGAAGCGGCCTCATGTCATGATTGGCGTAAATATTCTCGCAGCCGATACAGATGAAGAAGCACGCTTCCTCGCCTCCTCGCAGGAGCAGCAGTTCCTGAACCTCATCCGCGGCCAGACGAGCAAGCTAAAACCGCCCGTTGCGAACATGGATGACCTGTGGAATGAACAGGAGAAGGTTGTCGTCCGCAGCAAATTCAGCTTCGGCGTAGCCGGAAGCAAGGAAACGGTACGCCGCAGAATCGCTGACATTATTGAAAAAACAGGCGCTGATGAGCTGATGATAACAGGCTCTGCTTATGATCATCAGGCACGCCTTCGCTCTTTTGAATTGATTGCTGAGATCAGGAACGAGGGTTAG